DNA sequence from the Xyrauchen texanus isolate HMW12.3.18 chromosome 32, RBS_HiC_50CHRs, whole genome shotgun sequence genome:
TGTCAACACTAACGGCTGCATCATTGCCCATAGAAGGACTGCTAGGAAAGATACTGTCTGAAATGCTAATTAATGTTATTTTAGTGGCTAATATTTGCACAGAGAAATTATACATAAATCTATGAACGGCATTTGAACAGTTTAGTAACTGGTGGACATTcgcgattattttttttttttactcaacacAGATATTCATCGAAATGTCACGTTAGTGCAGTTAAACACTGACACCTGCTGGAGAACAAATGAACTGCAACCAACTAGACTTGTGACCTCATCATTGTGCGACGAAAACGGGTGAAAGGTGTTTCACGAAATTAGAGGGTGATCGGAGAGTACGCTGAAGATGAACCTAAACAAACTTTTCGTTTTATCAAAATCGGTCAGGCTGGGAAGCAGTTTGATCTCTGCACGAGTGGGGCAAGTTGGTGGAGACTGTCTGCATCACTTTCAGTCACAGCGCTCCATTAGATCCAGTGCGAGGAGTTTGGCATATGCCAAAGATCTGTTCCTGGGCAAAGTAAACAAGGTCATCTCAACAGTAAACcatctcaaataaaaaataaagagctATAGTCGATTATAGTGTTTTTGAAATGTATAGGTTCTCAACCAACCTGCTTATTAGACGTGACACTACTTTAAAACTGTGGATGTTTTCCATGTTGGTACTCTCAGAATATCATTGTGAACTGCATTTTACAGCGTAATGGTGAATCCAAGTTAATTATTAATCAATTCCATGGTCTTTAGGCGGAAGTCTTTCCCTACCCAGAAATAAGCAACGAGGAATTAGAGGAGATCAATCAACTTGTTCAGCCAGTGGAGAAGTTTTTCAGTGAAGAAGGTGAGAAGCAATCAGAAAAAACTATGAAttttggttaaagggatagttaaccaaaaataaaaattcacccatcatttactcaccctcatgccatcccagatgtgtatgactttctatagtCTTCTGAACACAATCGaagaagtgaatggtggccagaaatttgaaggcacaaaaaggacataaaggtagcataaaagtaatcaataagaccattggacctacagagctgagatattcttttgatgagaaaatctttgtgttcagcagaataaattaAATCATCTAAGATGGCAcaagtttgagtaaatgatgagagaattttcatttttggttactatccctttaattactgTTTGCTTACAGTTTATATGCATTATATTTGATTAGATTATTATGATatgttattataatattatatgatTATTTTAGAAACTCAAAGTTATTGACTTTAATTTTCAGTTGATCATGAATTGTATTTAATTCTATTTTCTAGCAAGATAGAAgtacaaataatatttatttaaatgtttgataTATTTGAGGgtgttgcatgtttaacaaaGCCGTTAATTGCTCTGACCTTCAGACGGCAACTatagaaaacaaacacacatttttgcagTGCTACATTAAATTAGGGGATAGTGGCAAATGTTTCAGGGCTGAGCGattttgcaaaacattttcatgagatttaaaaaaacaaaacaaatatagcaatatccaattacatcatcaAACCCACTGCCAATGGATCAGTgacgatttttatttttaaagcaaagtcaataaagcaaaaattaatttattgaaacacagaaaaaacaaagatatttctaaattcaaattgtgcttcaaattaaactaaaaagcaattaaaataacaaagtggtaaaaaaaaataaccacctcaccaaatccaaacatttaccatctctaACTTCCTCCACCAGCTCCATTTGCCTTCATTCAAGTATctgtctatgacaacaggtggaaaattactaatacaagttaagatctaAAGACAGTTATGAATTTAAACAATagtaatgataaaatataacgattgaaatataaataaacctttacCTAACATAATTTGTACTTTCATAAAACGGCTACAACAGTTACTTCACTTAGTCTGtgataaattaatgaaaaaacaCCAGTTTTCCTGTTAGGTGTAAACCTAAATAATGTCTTCGTATTCCCAAAGTAATTCTGCCTAATCATTTCCACTGTGTTCTTctcaaatttgtgtttgtattacgTTTCATTAATGCTGTCTAAAGAAAATGAAATGGAACTTAAATTTATCACTTTCACCTTTGGTTCTTAAATacaaagattttttatatatatatataatatatatatatatacatatacatatacatatatatatatatatatatatttttttttttttttttttttgacggccaaaagtttggactaatgtacagatttagctgttttgtaaggaaattggtattttatttcaccaaagtggcattcatctgatcacaaagtatagtccggACATTACTGAccattactatttaaaaaaaggcatttttgatcaaatctagacagcagccatcactcccaaCATCTTATTCTTAAGTAATCaagctaaattgatcatttggtgctagaaaatcacttgccattatatcaaacactgatgaaagctatttggttcattaaatgaagcttaacattgtccttgtgtttgtttttgagatgtcacagtatgcaatagactggcatgtcttaagctcaatattaggtcaaaaatgtcaaaaaaagaaactgctttctctagaaacacatcagtcaatcattgtcttgaggaatgaaggctatacagtgcttgaaattgcccaatgaaaaaacaaatgtgtaactacaatcttcaaagacaaaggacaactggctctaacaaggacagaaagagatgtgaaaggaactaaacaagaggataagtacatcagagtctgtagtttgagaaatagacgcctcacatgtcctcagctgacagcttcattgaattctacccgctcaacaccagtttcatgttcaacagtaaagagaagacccaCGGGTGCagcccttatgggaagaattgcaaaaaaaaagtcacttttgaaacagaaaaactaaaagaaaaggtcagagtgggtaaagaaacacagacattggacaacagataattggaaaagagtgttatggatcttaaccccattgagttttgtgggatcagttagactgtaagatgtgtgagaactgcccgacaagacagccacatctatgtcaagtgctacaggaagtgtggggtgaaatgtcacccgagtatctggacaaactgacagctagaatgtcaaggatctgcaaatctgtcattgctgcacgtggaggattttttgatgagaactctttaaagaagtttaagaagttctgaatttttttccaaattgtaatagtaatttttcacgttattaatgtcctgattatacattgtggtcagttgaatgccactttggtgaataaaagtaccaatttctttccataagagcaaaatctgtacattattccaaacttttagctgccattgtgtgtgtgtgtgtgtgtgtgtatatatatattataaaaatattattataatttgtaattttattatatttaatatcttGCACAAATATCACCTCTAGTTGATTCTAAGAAGATTGACCATGATGCTGTAATTCCTCCTGAGACTTTGAATGGACTGAAGGAACTTGGGCTGTTTGGGATCCAAATACCAGAAGAATATGGTGAGACTGACTTCTGGCTTTATATGAGGGATGGTTTCTAAAAGAAAATCTGAGAGTTTCATCTGCTTGTTTGCTTCTCTCTTCAAGGTGGTTTGGGCCTCTCTAACACCATGTACGCCAGGTTAGGTGAGATCACGTCTTTGGATGGGGCAATTGCGGTCACACTGGCAGCACATCAAGCCATTGGCCTGAAGGTAAGCAAATAACTTTTGTTGTTCCATTGTGAGTTTGTtctgtagtcaagtcaagtgtttttacTGTCATTTCCTTCTGCGTACAgggaagaaacaaaacaaagtgtCTCCTTAGACCACAGTGCATAACATTTAACATGTAACGTGACTATCACAGGTAGACGAtgttgtttgtgcgtgtgtgtgaggatGGTGGGGTTTGGGGGGCTTCAAGTAGTGCAGTTCAGTAGCCTGATCAcctgggggaagaaactgtttcTCAGTCTTGTGGTCCATGCTCGGATGCTCCTGAGACTTCTTCCAGTTGGTAATGGGCAGAACAGTCCAGTGGAGGGATGAGAGCTGTCCTTCACAATGTTTGTTGCTCTCCTTAAGCACCGCATTGTGTGGATGTCCATCATGGAGGAAAGACTGGACACAATGATGTTCTGATAAGTCTTCACCAGCCTCTGTTGGGCCTTTCTGCCAGCAGCAAAGCAGCTTCCAAACCACACAGTGAAGTTACTGGTCAGAATGCTCTCCACCACACCCCTGTTGAAGTGCGTCAGGATGGTGTTGCACATACCGGCCTTCTTGAGTCTCCTAAGGAAGCAGAGCCGTTGTTGGGTTTTCTTCACTAAGGAGGTGGTGTTCTGGCTCCAGGTGAtgtcctcagtgatgtggacccCAAGGAATTTAAAGTTTTGGACCATTTCCACCTCCATGATTTTGACATATAGAGGAAAATTGACCATGGGAGAATTTCTGAAGTCAACCATCATTTTCTTTTGTCTTGCTGACATTAAGGGATAGATTGCTGTCTCTGCACCACAGCTCAAGTTCTCTCACCTCCTCTCTATACACAGTCTTGTTGTTATGAGTAATGAGCCCCACCACTgttgtgtcatcagcaaacttgatgATATCTGGTGCCTGGCAACACAGTCATGGGTTAGCAGTGTGAACAGTAGTGGACTGAGAATAAAGCCTTTAGGGGCTCCAGTGTTCAAAATAAGAGAGTGTGATGTGTGATCATGGATTCTAACTGCCTGAGATCTGTTTGTAagaaagtccaggatccagttgcaaaGTGTGGTGTTGAGTCCAAGTGTGGAGAGTTTGCTGGTGAGTGTCtgtgggatgatggtgttgaatgctgaactaaaGTCTATGAATAGCATTCTGATGCAGGTGTCTTTGTTCTGCAGATGTTAGAGTGCCAGGTGGGTGACATATGATATTTCATCTGCAGTGGAGCGGTTCCGTATGTAAGGGGTCAGGAGTGGGTGGGATGACAGCCTTGATGCGAGTCATGACCCGCCGCTCAATGCCCTTCATGATGTGCAATGGggcggtagtcattgaggcaggataCTGATGACTtttttgggacagggatgatggtggtaTTTTTTAAGCATGCTGAGACCTCAGGTTGCGTTCCCACAGTCTCACTGTATGAAGTGCTATGTTGATTAACATTTTAAGGTCTATTGTAATAATGCAGGGTTTCTACgggaaagccacttgttagtgaggcttaTCTGAAAAAACTTCAGTTTGCTAgtgagcataaagattggactgtggagcaatggaaaaatcGATGTGGTCTCATGTGTCCAAATTTACACTATTCCAACTCGATGGGTGCGAAAGGAAGCACCTGAAGCGATgaacccatcatgcatagtgcccactgtacaagcctctggaggcagtgttatatCTGGGGTTGTTCAATTGGTcaagtctaggctcagcaacattatgcgacaataaaatgaagtcagctgactacctgaatgtactgaatgaccaggttatcccatcaatggattttttttcttccctgacggcacgggcATATTATAGGACGACAATACAAAGATTAatctggctcaaattgtgaaagagtgattcagggagcatgaggaatcatttccacacatgaattggccgccacagagtcctgaccttaaccccactgaaagtttttgggatgtgctggagaagattATTTTACATCgagttttactgtattttggttaTTGCATTAATTACATTACCCATTTAAGCCATACCAGAATATGAAATATCATAAGATggctaaaaaaaatttattaaattattagaaatttattggaaatatggtaacactttattttacagtgtccttgttacacatattacatgtaatgactatagtaataacagtaaattCTGCAAGTTAATGTTGTTAagtaatattactcagtacttactGGTGTAAGTACACTGTAACAAGGAAAATGTTTGCTAAATTGTTCTTAATCTCTTTTTTATCATATCCATTATGTCTTAAactctttaaaaattaaaatattatgttaATGAATGAAAAATTATTCTCTTAATCTTGCAGATACCCTATAACGTTGTCTGTGCATTTCAGGGTATCCTGATAGCTGGAAATGAGGAGCAGAAGGCAAAGTACCTGCCCAAACTAGCAACAGGAGAGCATATTGCAGCATTCTGCCTCACTGAACCTGGAAGGTATGCCTCTTAAGCCAGAGATTACATACTGATCATATCTTAAATCATTGTGactactatttatttttttatttcacgtACCCTCATATGTTAGTGGCAGTGATGCCGCATCTATTCAAACACGTGCCACATTGACAGAAGATGGAAAACACTTTCTGCTAAATGGCTCAAAGGTAACCACTTAAAGATGTCATTTTATTTGGCTCAATAAAATATCTGGCTGCAATTTGACAACATTCATTCTTTATATCAAGTTCTGGATTTCCAATGGTGGATGGGCAGATATCATGACCGTGTTTGCCAGAACGGAGGTTGTTGATAAAGATggtcaaaagaaagaaaagatcacAGCTTTCATTGTGGAAAGAGCATTTGGTGGCATCAGCAGTGGCAAACCCGAGGATAAACTGGGCATCAGAGGCTCAAACAGTGAGTTTACCCATGCTCCTACAGTATTTTTGAAAGTAATGTTGATGTGTagatttgtaatggaatattgttTCACCTTTTAGCTGTAGAAATGcagaattgggttaagaactgtccaaagcattattaaaaacctagaaggatagtggtgaaccgtcagttTCACGAAAGGAATGTTGTCtggaaaaaatcttgaatgatcatgatctgagatcactaaaacacctgaagtcacatcgtaaaaaattgccagtagaactcacggctatgtttattAGTGAAATCACGAGCATTTCCACACTCACAATGTGATGAGAATTTACAGGATTAGGACTAAAccgctgtgtggccacaagaaagccacttattAGTGAGGcaaatttgaaaaaaatctacTTCAGTTTGCTAGGGACCAAAAAGATTGGactggagcaatggaaaaaggtcacgTGGCCTGATGACAGATTTACTCTATTCCGATGTGATGGgcacgtcagggtaagaagggaagcgcaggagcgatgcacctgtcatgcatagtgcccattgtacaagcctctggaggcagtgttatgatctggggttgttcAATTGGTCAAGTCTAGGGTCAGCAACATTATGTGTCAATAAAATGAATTCAGCTgaatacctgaatgtactgaatgaccaggttatcccatcaatggattttttttcccctgatggcacgggcatattccaggatgacaatgccaagattaatTTGGCTCAAAttttgaaagagtggttcagggagcatgaggaatcattttcacacatgaattggccgccacagagtcctgaccttaaccccattgaaagtctttggaatgtgctggagaagactttacagagtggttcgactctcccgtcatcaatacaagctCTCAGCCAGAAATTAACGCaaatctggatggaaataaattttgtggcattgcataaggttgtcgaaactaTGCCACAATGGATGCGCaacataatcaaagctaaaggcggtccaacaaaatattcgagaatgtgatttattttattttatttggtatgTATACAATTCTGACTTAAGAAATCTTTTTGAGACAACATATCAAACAATTGACAAAGTTTGATTTAAGTAATGTGGACTTGACCTGTTTATTTCAAATAACTAAATATAGTTAATTAAACTTGTTTTAGTACTGTTGTATGCATCTTTCAATGCAAACACAGCATGTTATACATAGTCAGGGAGGCACACAGACCTCTACACTTCTcaataatggtgacaatcaacaacATCATTAAGTAAAAAGATTAGCCTGAACATCACCACACAACCATTAACTAACAGTAATgatgaaaacaacaacagcaatgaTAAAGTCAGCAAACAGCAAAAAATAAGCCTGTAACACTAACCATAAAAAGTATTCGTGccgcaatgcatgctgggagctgGCAAATCAGTAACATTGTTCAATATTAAATTGTTTGTTTAGACAGGTTTGTTCAGGTAGTTGGGATAACATTTAGGGTTATATTGTTCGTCAAATGTGTGTTTAGATTcaaagtaatttacatttcttAGTATTGTAGATCTTGCGATTAAATATAAACTACACCGAATGTAGTTGATTCAACATATTTGTTTTGAGTTTAGGTGGCAAATACGCTTGTGTATTCAACTGAAGTATACTAATTGACACAATTACTTCTTAACATGTTAAGTTGACTTTAAGGTTTTAAGTTGTCAACTCAAAAAAGCACTTTCATACAATATAAAAACTTGTTTATGTCATTGGCAGTGGATTAAAACAAGCTCAGATAAATTGATTGAAATAATTACAGTAGAATTAgagaaattaaattatttataattaaattcaTACATGTTTGGCGTACGAGTTAAAATGCTTTTTCAGGTCTAACTGTCTTAAAGATAATGCAATGGTATAATACTTTTTTTACCTGCATATTTATTGAAtatgtgtgttttcttttctcaGCCTGTGAGGTGACATTTGAGAACACCAAGGTGCCAATCGAGAACGTGATTGGTGAAGTTGGTGGTGGCTTTAAGGTGATTCACACACATCGTCAAGAATAACATTAACAGTTGTATCCGTGTAATGACATAATATTGCTGCATTGACATGCAACATGTGCATGCTCTATTTAGGTCGCCATGAACATTCTGAATAACGGGCGGTTCAGCATGGGCAGCGCAGGTGCAGGAATGATCAAGAAGCTGATTGGTGAGAACATATAAATAGGTGACGTCATTCACTCTATTATAACTGAACATATTTTGCTATTGAAATGAATTTCCATGCCATTTCATTCCAGAGATGACATCAGAGTATGCTGGGACTAGAAAACAATTCAACAAGAGCCTGTCCGAGTTTGGAATGATTCAGGTGCATGTTATATGTCATAATAGAAAACGCTAACAGGGGGTTACTGTTGGGGAGGGTTTGAAAAGGCATTTGTAACGTCAGtcgaaaaggaaagttgtttcagtggcagagcaagttattacattttgatgaaagattacgtagattatttatacatttattgtgcattaaatcatgcacaattttgatttcatgttgactttaggaAAAGTAATCTGTATACAGTTGTTTTGCTTTGACACAGGATAAGTTTGCTACCATGGCCCTGAATGCCTTTGTGATGGAGAGCATGGCTTACCTCACATCTGGAATGATGGACCGACCAGGACTCCCAGACTGTTCGCTAGAAGCCGCTATGGTTAAGGTAAAAGAATCAGAAACTTTTGCAATCCTCTGGAATCATCTTCACTTTATTACCATGTGTAGTCCACAACATCAGCAGATGAACCTCATTGGTGTTTTTGGCAGGTCTTCAGCTCCGAGGGCAGTTGGATCTGTGTGAGTGAAGCCCTGCAGGTTTTAGGAGGGCTGGGCTTCACTAAGAACTTCCCCTACGAGCGCTACCTCAGGGACTGCCGCATCCTGCAGATCTTTGAGGTACAGAGGAGCAAGACTACAAGGCAATTCATCAGCATtcaatttttattaatattattattttaattattaataaggGAGTACTACTATGATTTATaagtactttacaatttaaataatcatttatttatttatttatttatgcattttttgtattgtggtaatgagaactgggggtgaaaaatgtcataaaaataatcttaatggccttaaaataggcttaattttctttatacaaaatttattattttctgtttttattagtattttctccccaatttggaatgcccaatttccaatgctctctatgtcctcgtggtggcgtagtgactcgcctcaatccgggtggcagagtacgaatctcagttgcctccacatctgagaccgtcaatccatgcatctaatcacgtggcttgttgagcatgttaccgcggagatataGTGCATgtagaggcttcatgctattctccgcagcatccacgcgagagcgagaac
Encoded proteins:
- the acad9 gene encoding complex I assembly factor ACAD9, mitochondrial, which translates into the protein MNLNKLFVLSKSVRLGSSLISARVGQVGGDCLHHFQSQRSIRSSARSLAYAKDLFLGKVNKAEVFPYPEISNEELEEINQLVQPVEKFFSEEVDSKKIDHDAVIPPETLNGLKELGLFGIQIPEEYGGLGLSNTMYARLGEITSLDGAIAVTLAAHQAIGLKGILIAGNEEQKAKYLPKLATGEHIAAFCLTEPGSGSDAASIQTRATLTEDGKHFLLNGSKFWISNGGWADIMTVFARTEVVDKDGQKKEKITAFIVERAFGGISSGKPEDKLGIRGSNTCEVTFENTKVPIENVIGEVGGGFKVAMNILNNGRFSMGSAGAGMIKKLIEMTSEYAGTRKQFNKSLSEFGMIQDKFATMALNAFVMESMAYLTSGMMDRPGLPDCSLEAAMVKVFSSEGSWICVSEALQVLGGLGFTKNFPYERYLRDCRILQIFEGTNEILRMYIALTGMQNAGKILTGKIKEMKKGNVGVVFEILGKKLKDSMGKTVDFGLTGKDGVVHPSLAESAKMFEQNAALFGSTVESLLYRYGKAIVEEQLVLKKVADVLINLYAMTAVLSRTSRSISIGLRNHDHEVLLTNTFCKDAYFKNNFMLTQLQKNSPENNDANIKKIAQEVLAKRAYICSHPLDRTY